In a single window of the Zea mays cultivar B73 chromosome 5, Zm-B73-REFERENCE-NAM-5.0, whole genome shotgun sequence genome:
- the LOC103627127 gene encoding death-inducer obliterator 1-like, with protein MEFSKQGQAPVPNNIGSQPLPSSNVQSNQTERPSMFYPSSLPGDWSSQQMFSMGTSVPVSSYCIVPMNQQPVQLGASRPEISRPLGPQPLLSRVSLRPPQQVLNIHTSLPGMAGSQHSPSMAGRRSQQTIGSPKVQMLKSPSFQSSNKRSAQKEPPSKVQHQQLESVRSKFRESLVAALSLDSDQQNKIQSDNVQSAGSIDNFKPGAGDAVQDLVATTSKDVCTTNSGVDTTVAPSRCEENEKLSSDLALEMTTSINDGMQQQSIQVSSEDDLLGQCMVADELLQGHGLSWVSDLDAGISELNAEPNALKRPRTSNVESESKRIKSANELAMEKEKFNQRAEILAFRIEEELFKLFGGVNKKYKEKGRSLLFNLKDKSNPELRERVLSGDIVPERLCSMTAEELASKELSEWRLAKAEEFAQMVVLPTMEVDPRRLVRKTHKGEFQVEVEEPDGFSVEVELGSNVTNIPSKAVEDQTKSNGTAGKVDVQEKDKASDSASHDEDGRTGNNGIPGDVECIDNEKADLMQELILDDVKDTVNLPPIPSLDEFMQGLDSEPPFVDISVGTPQEDVNDSDELDTTMEPSDLPETEDNASAPEKTESKSDKSSAQVNSEHRLESPGHIAVQNSDLTEPRDGELSKSSPSPDKDEAKKTTVDNASNSDSVHHNQAASLPMIRESIWEGAIQLTVSSLCNVVAIFKSGEKPSLKDWRSFIEIKGRVKLSAFQEFVDQLPKSKSRAIMITELCWKEGSSESGRQNILQTIDAYISDERVGLAEPAEGIELYLCPPHGKTVEILSRHLPKEHQESLAVAGSSFIGVVVWRRPSISRAPTSHHNNRHDGSKRQSILGKPQVTNPAARPSLPPNSYGAPPGFTSQREEEDVTDDAPPGFGPGVARDEDDLPEFNFVKSSHHAANVTAHAYKGPWPHVPPPSARPAEQMRELVQKYGKRSSVQEAPRAWDDDDDDIPEWNPTHQTIKQPPLPHAPQQLPLPPPPVQQMNAAYQQQYHIPSAVQPQVPITSLPHAYLRTQQPQPGQAWQQPSNAWWPAQGVAAPAAQQPQYGVVPGSSGVQGYDSSNAGGMAWRPR; from the exons ATGGAGTTTTCAAAGCAAGGGCAGGCACCCGTGCCAAACAACATCGGATCACAACCGCTGCCCTCTTCAAATGTCCAATCTAATCAAACAGAGCGTCCATCAATGTTTTATCCATCATCATTGCCTGGTGACTGGAGTTCGCAGCAGATGTTCTCCATGGGAACCTCAGTACCAGTTAGCTCATATTGTATTGTCCCCATGAATCAGCAACCAGTCCAGCTAGGTGCTTCCAGGCCAGAGATTTCACGTCCTTTGGGGCCACAACCTTTGCTAAGTAGGGTATCATTGAGGCCACCCCAGCAGGTGCTAAATATTCATACATCTTTGCCAGGAATGGCTGGATCGCAACACTCACCATCTATGGCAGGCAGGAGATCACAACAGACAATTGGTTCTCCAAAGGTTCAAATGCTGAAATCTCCATCATTCCAGTCATCTAATAAGCGATCTGCACAGAAGGAGCCACCGTCAAAGGTTCAGCATCAGCAACTTGAATCTGTGAGGTCCAAGTTCAGGGAGTCACTTGTTGCTGCCCTGAGTTTGGATTCTGATCAGCAGAATAAGATTCAGTCTGATAATGTGCAGTCTGCTGGGTCTATAGATAATTTCAAACCAGGAGCAGGAGATGCGGTACAGGATTTAGTGGCAACCACATCAAAAGATGTGTGCACAACCAATTCAGGTGTAGACACAACTGTAGCTCCCAGTAGATGTGAGGAAAATGAGAAGTTAAGCAGTGATTTAGCTTTAGAGATGACCACAAGCATAAATGATGGCATGCAGCAACAGTCAATTCAGGTTTCCTCAGAAGATGACTTATTGGGTCAGTGTATGGTTGCAGATGAACTTTTGCAAGGTCATGGGCTTAGTTGGGTTTCTGATCTTGATGCTGGGATTTCTGAACTTAACGCAGAACCTAATGCTCTAAAAAGGCCGCGGACTTCTAATGTGGAGTCTgagtcaaaaagaataaagtctgCCAATGAGTTAGCAATGGAGAAGGAGAAATTTAATCAAAGAGCTGAAATTCTGGCGTTTAGAATTGAAGAGGAGCTGTTCAAGTTGTTTGGTGGAGTAAATAAGAAGTACAAGGAAAAGGGCAGATCTCTTCTGTTTAATTTGAAAGACAAAAGCAACCCTGAGTTAAGAGAGAGGGTCTTGTCTGGAGATATTGTGCCTGAACGACTTTGTTCAATGACTGCAGAAGAACTTGCCTCCAAAGAACTCTCAGAGTGGCGGCTGGCTAAAGCTGAGGAGTTTGCACAGATGGTTGTCCTTCCGACTATGGAGGTTGACCCTAGGCGTTTGGTTAGAAAAACTCACAAAGGAGAGTTCCAAGTTGAAGTTGAAGAGCCAGATGGTTTCTCAGTGGAGGTTGAACTTGGGAGTAATGTTACTAATATTCCATCAAAAGCTGTTGAAGATCAGACAAAGTCTAATGGAACAGCTGGTAAAGTAGATGTTCAAGAAAAGGACAAAGCATCTGATAGCGCTTCACACGATGAGGATGGCAGAACAGGCAACAATGGTATACCAGGTGATGTAGAATGTATCGATAATGAGAAAGCTGATCTCATGCAGGAACTTATCTTGGATGATGTGAAGGACACTGTAAACCTCCCACCAATTCCTTCGTTAGATGAATTCATGCAGGGCTTAGATTCTGAGCCACCTTTTGTTGATATCTCAGTTGGGACTCCTCAAGAAGATGTCAATGACTCTGACGAACTTGACACCACCATGGAGCCTTCGGATCTTCCAGAGACAGAAGATAATGCATCTGCACCAGAAAAAACTGAATCTAAATCTGATAAGTCATCTGCACAGGTTAACAGCGAGCACAGGTTAGAGTCACCAGGACATATAGCGGTTCAAAATTCGGATCTTACTGAACCACGTGATGGAGAGCTGAGCAAATCCTCCCCATCCCCTGACAAAGATGAAGCAAAGAAAACAACTGTTGATAATGCCTCTAATTCCGATTCTGTTCATCACAATCAGGCAGCCAGTCTCCCTATGATACGTGAGAGCATTTGGGAGGGTGCAATTCAgctgaccgtatcttcgctctgtAATGTTGTTGCTATTTTCAAAAG TGGTGAAAAGCCGTCATTAAAAGATTGGCGTAGCTTTATTGAGATAAAGGGAAGAGTTAAACTTAGTGCTTTTCAAGAGTTTGTCGATCAGCTTCCCAAATCTAAAAGCCGCGCTATAATG ATAACGGAGCTGTGTTGGAAGGAGGGTTCATCGGAAAGTGGCCGCCAAAATATCTTGCAG ACTATCGATGCATATATTTCAGATGAGAGAGTAGGATTAGCTGAGCCTGCAGAAGGAATAGAGCTGTACCTGTGCCCTCCTCATGGGAAAACCGTGGAAATCCTCTCACGGCACTTGCCAAAGGAGCACCAAGAGAGCCTTGCTGTGGCGGGATCATCCTTCATCGGAGTTGTGGTATGGCGGAGGCCCAGCATTTCCAGGGCACCCACCTCCCACCACAACAACAGGCATGATGGTTCCAAGAGGCAGTCGATCCTAGGGAAACCACAGGTTACAAATCCGGCCGCAAGGCCCTCCCTACCTCCCAACTCATACGGCGCACCACCAGGCTTTACCAGCCAGCGCGAAGAGGAAGATGTAACTGATGACGCCCCTCCAGGCTTTGGACCCGGTGTTGCTagggatgaggatgatcttcctgAATTTAATTTTGTTAAATCGTCACACCATGCCGCAAATGTAACTGCGCATGCATACAAGGGCCCGTGGCCACATGTACCACCACCCTCTGCTCGCCCAGCAGAGCAAATGAGGGAACTGGTTCAGAAGTATGGTAAAAGATCATCTGTTCAAGAAGCCCCCCGTGCctgggatgacgacgacgatgacataCCGGAGTGGAACCCCACCCACCAGACGATTAAGCAGCCTCCACTGCCGCACGCCCCACAGCAACTGCCGTTGCCTCCGCCTCCCGTCCAGCAGATGAACGCCGCCTACCAGCAGCAGTACCACATCCCAAGTGCTGTGCAGCCTCAGGTTCCCATCACTTCGCTTCCCCATGCCTATCTCCGGACCCAGCAGCCTCAGCCTGGGCAGGCATGGCAGCAGCCGAGCAATGCTTGGTGGCCAGCGCAGGGCGTTGCTGCCCCTGCCGCACAGCAACCCCAGTATGGGGTAGTGCCTGGCAGCAGTGGCGTCCAGGGCTACGACTCTAGCAACGCGGGTGGTATGGCATGGAGGCCGAGATAG